The stretch of DNA attacttttttgagtaactagccccaacactgtgtttgccagatactcgcataatctcatgcgtaatcagagtttactgttaagggagtgtcttgcgtgtattttgtgaccgtgagcgtctcttttatcataaacggttgtgacgcgtgtgcagcaggcacttattttgacaaaacacgtgatgcacatggttcacatgacgcaacaaacacatattttgaaaacacaagccacacatgacactctgtgcacttattttgaatttgcgcccctcggaagagcagtcacaagccgccGCTGGAAAATGTAAACTTGAATATTAGTATATTAGAATATTAAGCAATGTAACATTCACAGAACAGTCATTTCTGAAAGGCAGGCAAATGAGTGCTAGAAATACAGGTTTCGCTGATGAAGTAGTCTGCTGGGTCTTAAAAGCTGCCAGTTTAGGTATGTTGTTATGTAATGATATGACATACATACCGTACACTTCATAAGTGTTGCCTTAGGGTCGAAATATTTTGAGGGGCCACTGTAGAATATCAGTATGTTTAGTCCTAATCCTCTGAGCCTTCCATGATTAAAAGGTTTCCACACAGACATCATCTCTCCTCGTCTATTAAGTAATCATGATGCACGTATTTTAATTATCATGTAATGCAACATCATCTGCTCTTTACGCTTACATATAAGACTCCTCAATATGCGGCTACATGAAAGATCACAATGCATACGTCCGTTTCCCTACGGCAACCTCCATATCTCCACAGAGAGAGTCTGTGACGCAAGTGTCTGTGACAACTTTCCACATCAATCATGACAGGACGAAGCTTGGAGGTCAGGTATCTCTCACTATTTTTAACAGAATTTCAAAGAAATGTCTGGGATTCAGCTCATTGCAACACACAGGAGAGGAGATTGTTCCATGCGGCTGATGTCATCCCTGGTGCCTTCTTCTTAAATTGGTCAAAAGTTAGGGGGCAGGATTACTGATTGCTTTCCTCTGAGAAGATACAGTGATTCAGAGTTAGAGACACAGAGTCCCGACTCACTGGAGGGACAGTACATGTCTGGTAGCCAGAGAAGAGAGATTAAAGGAACATTGAAACTAAGGTAACTCTTTTTAATCTTAAATGTTTGTTTAGTAACATTGTGAGCTTTGGGATTGGACTGAAGCTCAGAAATGTCAATATTTCAGTGGAGGTTTGTGGAGAATGGCAATGTTGCTTTTCTGTGCCCAGTTAATTCTAATATATTGTGACTGTTGATAGTCATAGAAAATGTAgctaaaaatgtactttatgaATGTTTAGGTTCATGTTGTTATGAATTTGACATTAAAATATGTCATTGATTTGATGGTTGTTGCAATGTTGCAAGTTGATAAAGTATATACTAGAATTGTTTGCTCAGAAAAATCTTTGATGAATAAAAGGCTTGTTTGGGtagaaaaaatacttttttgttttgttttgcgtTTTGTATTTGAGGTCTACTATTCATTTTCTTATTCCCTATGCCAAGTTAATAAATAGGCTAGTATAACATAATCTACATATAAGGAATGGGGAGAAAAGCAGACAACTAAATGAAGTAGCCTCTTCTGAGTTTTGGGACGTTATTTTGATTCAATAATTTCTATGCATGCTTCTCTGTCTCCTTTACAGGCTGCAGTCTCCGTTGCCTATGTCGTGCCCGTCTCCTTCGCTCAATGACATGCCTTTAGGCCGCAAGCCCCCCTCTCACCGTTACATTTGCACCAAGGTGCTGCTGGCCGAGGGCCGAGAGTCACCGTTCACCGAACACTGTCGAAACTTTGAGAAGAGCTACAGGGTGAGAATTAATCATTCAATACCAACTACTACAGCCATTCAGgctttaaccctttaactggcACAGCCCTTTTTGAGTGGGGTGTGAAAAGATGATGTACCCcttcaaatgaatataacaacaacaacaaaaattgggtctagaagcctaattttggttttgttttaaagatTACACTTTTACCGGTTAACTGGCACTGTGCCGTGAGTGGGACACCCGAGTttgctttaaaaatgtttcatgtaaatgttaatctatcaCAACAAACTACAAATTGctggaaaggtctaagaatgtagtttttatatttcaaaaccttttagcagtaataataatgcagtgactgtaatttattaatttgtgacaagagtatgcagcaaccCTGAcagcaaaccaacacaaacctaatttgtatttgtataaaataatactatattgcattattttatttgttacaataaatttaaactgctatacattttttttcttatttaatattttcacctccagacacttcCGGAAAAacattaacctcctaagacccgagctttggtttgtattttttttcccAGATTTTTTCCAgatattttggggttaggaagaaccaataaatataataaaatatttttcatagAACCTGAAGCAGTGTGTTATTGTCcatgtacaacaggttccagttaaaGGCTCACCGctgaactttttggccactagggggtgctataCATGTATTggcctagaggccacaagcgccgcagcactgacgcaaaggaaaagaagacaaatctttaggtcacaaagtgtgccttccggcatttcatatgaatataatatcatgggttttatttttttcaaatgccaAAAGATTGCAtagctcacgtttacaagccagttgtaacaatggtcgcttggttaaagtttattaaaaaaattgccttaaaggggaatcacCCGTGTCATAGGTCCATGAGGTTACCACAGCGCCACAGTGTCACGTGATATAAGTCTCTCTCTTCACTCGCCAAGTAGCCTCTAGTAAAattcatgttaaaaaaaattgtgttcaGGCGCCAGACAGGACTTATATATGCAAGCAATATAACATTACTGACTAGTCCAAAAGCATGATGGCCAAGTCAGTATCGGTCAGGAACCCCTCCTCCTCCTTTAGTGGCCCAATATTGATCCTCGtccttctttttattctgtcactctcccgttttctctttctggtctcctccgacaaaaccttgggtttcttttttttagttgctgcttcggccatgacaaaaacatcagaaaaataaatagttgcgcTCTCACGTCCGAATTTGAGGAAGTGGGGGAAGTGATATGCCataaagcagatttttgtagttcttttttgtgctcgggttactacccgaaaccccaagtttaaaagtGCGAGTTAaagtgatacagaccccgtcaggctattgTAGACATgccattcaacctattttaagtcgatgtaccatcacaagggtcttgaaaaatatattattgTGGAGGCTAACCTCTAAGCCTTAGCATGGATGGCATGGTGTTCTCAACGCGTAGCAGAAAGAAGTCCAGACTCTTTAGCTCTCTTTGGGTGGTGTTCccgtttattataaatatatcaaaagagATACCATAAAATCATTCTTTGCCCAGTGTTGATTGATAAAGTGCTGTTGTGCTGATAAATAAATTGTTGTGGCAGACTCACGGCTACGGTAAGAACCGTGTGTTCCCCACCATCCACACCTTTCTCACTAATTACCACACCTGTAGATATATCTACTTGCCAGTGACGTGATACACCCAGTGCAATACTCCCCCTAGTGACCAAAATAAGCAATAACTAAATAAACCAAACTAAGGGTGAATATAAATGGCTCCTACACCCCGGCCCCATAATTGTGACTATTTATTTTAACCACAATTACCCAAATCCTCTAATTTAAACTAAAGGAgccattttgcaaaaaaaaaataaaaaaaatcttctctTAAGCCTAGGACATCTGTACTCAGGTCATCTAGCCAGGTCCTCATCTATGACACTTCGGCTTCCATCAATAGGCAGATCTTTGTTACAGGCCGGTCCAGCTGACCCGTTTTTGTCCTCAGCTGAACTGAGCGGACAAAGCCTTTCTTGTCGGGATAAGTCCGTGTAATTCTTCCCATCAACCAAGACCCTCGTGGGGCAACAGGATCCATTACAACCACAATATCTCCAATGGAAAAGCTTCTTTTTGGTCTCGTCCACTTCTGCCTCTCCTGGAGTAGCGGTAAGTATTCCCTCACCCAGCGCTTCCAAAAGAGGTCTGATAAAAACTGCACCTGCCTCCATCTTCTCTTCATGTACAGGTCATCCTTACAAAAGAGCCCAGGAGATAAGTAAGGCTTTGACTTTAAAAGCAGGATGTGATTGGGTGTAAGGGCTTCAAGGTCATTCGCATCATCAGAGGCCTTTGTGATGGGACGACTATTAAGAATGGCTTCAACTTCGCAAAGAATAGTATGAAATCCCTCATCATCCAATATTTGAAGTCTGAGTGTGGAAGAGAGGACCTTTCTCACAAGACGAATAAGCCGTTCCCAAACCCCCCCCCTGGTGAGACCCAGCTGGAGGGTTAAAGGACCATGTTAGACCACTCTGCAGTAAGGCATGCTGAATCTTCTGATGGTTTAATTCAGCAATGGCTTTCCTTAACTCCCTTTCAGCTCCTATAAAGTTGGTGCCATTGTCTGATATCAGATGTGTCACCTGACCCCTGCGACACATAAAACGACGAATGGCATTTATACAGGAGTCAGTGTCTAAAGCATAAGCAACTTCGAGATGAACTGCCCTACTTGCCAAACAGGTAAAGAGAACGCCGTAGCGCTTCACTCTGCCCCGGCCTTTCTTTACCTCTATTGGCCCAAAGTAGTCAACGCCCACATTTGTGAAAGCAGGTAAATCTGGCACAATCCTCTCTACTGGTAAGTCAGCCATTTTCTGTTCCCCCATCTTTCCTTGAAGGCGGCGACACACTACACACTCAGAGATGACCTTCCTGCAGGCAGAATTGGCATGGGTAATCCAGTAATGCTTCCTAAAAGAGGACAGCATGTGATTTCTACCTGCATGACCCAGCTGTTGATGAATATGCTTTAAGAGGAGTTTGGACACATGTTGCTCTTTAGAAAGAATGACAGGATGTTTCTCCACTTCAGGCATAGCAGCCCTACTGAGCCTTCCTCCTACCCGCAGCAATCCGTCCTCCAACACTGGATCCAGCTTGTAGAGGTCGCTGCTTCGTTTAATAGTTCCTCCATCTTTCAAAACCGCAATCTCATCAGAAAACCTCTCTTGCAGGAAAAAGCCGATAATGGCACTTTCTGCCCTCTCGAGGTCACCTGTTGTCAGTGACTGTCCACGAAGTGCCAATTTTTCCCGTTGCATCTCGGCATAAGGGTGATTGTTTCTTCGGCCTCCATTGTTCTGGCCAATTCTTTCAGAGGATTCAAGAACCTTTCTCCTTTGTGACAATGTTAAAAGCACATTTCTAAGTCTAAGCATCCATGCCACAGACATTCTCAGCTTCTTAAAATCTGAAAAgtgatttaaaaacacctttgtTGGATTCAGTGGACTATGGGAGACAAAGGCATTCACCAGCAGGTCTTTCTTCACCTCAGGGTCATCCACAGGAATCCAAGGTCGTTCCATGATAGTCTTAGGCCATTCAGCTTCCCTCCTCAAGAGAAATTCTGGTCCCTTCAGCCACCGCTGACATGCAAGGAATTCTTCAACACTTAAACCTCTAGATGCTTCATCTGCTGGATTCAGTCTTGTACCAATGTGTCTCCACTGTGCAACATGCGTTTCATTTCTGATTACAGCCACCCTGTTTGCCACGAACGTATGAAATCTTCTGGTCTCATTTCCAATATACTTCAAGACAGTTGTGCTATCTGTCCAGAACACTGATGGGCGTAGATCCAGCTGCAACTCCCTCTTCAGCATCTTGTCCACTCGGACAGCCAGGACAGCAGCAGTCAACTCAAGACGAGGAATCGTTGTTTGCTTTAAAGGAGCGACCCTGGCCTTGCCCAAAATAAAACCAATACTGACATGATTTCTCTCATTTTCCATCCTCAGATATGATACAGTACCGTAGCCATACTCACTAGCGTCGGAAAAGTGATGCATCTGCAGATGAGTAGGTGTTCCAAAATCCTTTGGCTTGATGCACCGTTCCACTGTAAATTTAGTGATGTGATGGAGACTAGCCAGCCATTTAGACCACTGCTCTGAGAAGACACGAGGTATGCTAGCATCCCAGCTGATGTTCAGCCTGCACATCTCCTGCAGCATTCTTTTAACAGGTAAAGTAAATGGTGCAAGAAAACCCAAAGGATCATAGATAGATGACACCACAGACAATATGCCACGCCTTGTATGTGGACGCTCTTTTATGGCTATCCTAAAGGTCAGAACGTCTGCATCTATGCACCAGTGAAGACCAAGAGCTGTTTCAACAGAACTTTCCCTTTGATCCAGGTCGAGCCCCCTAGTGGTCTTAGAACGCTGTAGCTCAGGAAAACTGGCCAAGACCGAACTGCTGTTGCTTGTCCATTTCAACAGGCGAAATCCTCCCTTTGCACAAGCTTCAGTCAATtcatgcaccatttttatggCTTTGTCCTCTGATGCCACAGATTTTAGACAATCATCCATGTAGAAATTTTGAAGTATTGTGTTCAGAACGCTAGGTTCAAAGTTGTCTTCATAGTCTTGCACAATTCTCCTCAATGCATAATTCGCACAGCTGGGCGAAGACACGGCCCCAAAAAGGTGAACTCTCATCCGGTATTGCCTTGGAGCTTGACTCATATCGCCATCAGGATACCACAAGAAGCGTAAAAAGTCTGTGTGTTCTGGAGACACCATCACCTGATGGAACATGGCTTGAATGTCTGCCATCAGTGCTACACGTTCCTCTCGAAACCTGGTAAGTACGCCGAGTAAGGTGCTTGTGAGGTAAGGCCCCTGCAACAGCTGTGAATTCAATGAAATTCCTTTAAACACAGTAGCACAGTCAAAAACAACTCTAAGGGTTTTCTTTTTCGGATGATATACCCCGTGATGAGGAATATACCACACCTTGCCGTCAGCTCGCCTCAACTGCTGGTGTGGAACAAGCTCAGCATGACCCTTTTTAATGACTTCAGAGAGGAAAGCTGTGTACTCCTGATGATAATCTTTGTTTCTCTTGAACTTCCTATAAAGACTTAGGAGACGCTGCTCTGCAATGCTGTAATTATTTGGCAGGATGACATCTTCAGCCTTAAAAGGCAAGTCAAAGCGATAATGTCCTTCATCGAGCTGAATTGAGGACTCCATTATCTGCATGAACCTTTGATCCTCTCTGGAAAGACACACATCATCTGATTTTTCATTAAACTCCTGATTGTATTGAGCAACCAATAAGTCATGTAGCTTGGCGACTGAGATCCTATTGGCAGTGACGGCAGGCCGGCCAAACTTGCCCTTGCACTGCTCACCACCTCTCAATGAACCATTTACGACCCACCCCAGAAGGGTCCTTACAGCATATGGTCCTTCACCTTGGCTATTTATTATTTCCCATGGTTCCATAAGCTTTGGCGCATTGGTGCCTATCAATAATTCCACCTCTGCCTCAAGACTGGGAACATTAATGCCTTCAAGGTATTTCCATCCCTCTAGGTCCTGTCGAGTGAGAATATTATTCCTGCTCACAGGCATGGTCCTCTGAGTATAGACTTCAGGTAAGTCCAGGAAGTTTTCTTCATTCAAGCTGGAAACCTCGAGACCAGTAAGCAAGAATGTGTCTACAGACCTCTCTTGACCAAGGGTACGAAGAAGAATGTTAGTCTTGACTCCTGAAAGATTCAGTTTTCTCATGAGATGTTGAGTACAGAAAGAGGCTGAACTTCCAGGGTCTAGAAAGGCATAGGTGTTCACAACCGTGCTCCCGGACTTAGCCTTCACCTGTACAGGCACAATAGAGAGAACACTTTCATCACTTCCGGCCCCAGTATGGCCACATGTCTCCATTGACACAAGGGCATTGTTGACTGACACTTCCTGTATTTTAGCCTTAGAGTCATTGTGTAGGACAGTTGGATGTTTGCGTAAACAGATATCGCATGTTGAAGGCTTGTCACATTCTCTGCTCATATGACCTCTCCTCAGACAGCTGAAACACACTCTGGCTACTTTCAGAGCATCCAATTTTTCCCTGTGCGTCATCTCATAAAGCTGTGAACATTTCTCCAGCGTATGTTGGCTCTTACACACACAGCACAATTCTTCATTGTTTTTCTGTGAAGCTGGGCCTCTAGCCTGTTGGTGCCAAGCTGCTGATGTAGTTGGTCCTGAGGCAGTATTAATAGCAGCAACAGTAGCTTGGCCTCTTCCAGTATGTCTGCCCTTAGATTTAAAGTAAGGTTCTGACGGCATACCCTGTGGATCACTAAAGAGAGGGTCAGACAGGATCTTTACCTGACGCTCAATGAAGGCCACAAAGTCTGGGAACATAGCTCTGTAACCACGACGCTCCTGTAGCTCGCAGGCAACGGATCTCCATTTTTCCCTCAGTTTATATGGCAACTTCATCATTATAAGGCGAAGATTAGATGGAACGTTCATCTCCTCCATATGCTGTAAATCTTCCATAACATTGCAACAATCCCTTAAAAAGATTGAAAAAGACTGCAGAGCATTAGTGTCATCGACTCTCATTGTTGGCCACGTCATAGCCTTCTCTATATAAGCTACAGCAATTTTCATTTCGTTGCCAAAGTGTTCCTTTAATAGATTCTTTGCTCTCTCATAGCCCTGGCCAGAAACCATGTTATAGCAACTCCGAACAAGTTCTCTTGGCTGCCCTCTGGTGTATTGATCGAGATAATAAAGACATTCTTGTTTATCTGTAGTTTTCTTTTCAATAGCTTGTTCAAAAGCTCTAATGAAGGCAGCATATTTAAGTGGATCACCATCAAACTCTGGGATAGCCCGTGGAGGAAGAGAAGCTAAAGCTTGGTTCTGAACCAGCTGAGCAGTGATGTTAGTTTGCTGTTGCATAAGGTCATACAAAGTAGGATGTTGAACATTGTCAAGACAGGAATGAGGACGAGGCTGTAATTGCATACTTGTACTCCCTTGTGAAGTTGACGGCTGAAGTCCTGGTGCAACGTTGGTGGATCTGGGTCCCGGGGCATTCCCCTGTACTTCGGACCTGTAACAAGATGGCACATATGACACTGAGGACAAAGTGTTACTAGATCTTACTGAAGGCTGGGCTTGTGGAATATGCAGCCTTTCTTTAGGTCGTACAGTCAATGGCAGAGAATGGTCCTGTTGGAAACAGACAGTTTTAGGAAGTTGCGAGACAGAAGCTGTGTTCAATAAACTTGATGTTTGTGATTTCAAGTGAGCATGCAAATAGGCATTCATAGCATCTTCTCCATTATCCTCTTCATACTCATCCACATCTTTAACACCACATACATTTTCAAACACAGTCAATTTAGCTGTAGCAGCAGCCAACTTGGCCTCAACCTCTAGCTGCTCTCTTTTCCTTCTCAGTTTTGCCTTTTCAATTTGAAGGGCTGCTTCTTCAGCATCAAGATCATGCATTTTTCTCAAAGCTGCTGCAGACTGTAAAAGTGCAGCCCTTTCAGCCTTTGCCTTTAGATGTACAGAACTAAGACTGGAAGCCTTTGAATGAACAGAAGAGCGACCTTTATGTTTTGACCCTTTACTTGAAACATTGGATATACTATCCTCAGGCCTTATATCAGAATTTATTATAGACAGCACATCAAGAGTCTCATCATCCCTTTTCACAGCAGTATCAGCCAACCATTGCTTCACATCATTCTCAAATGTATTCATTCCATTTAGTTTCTGtgcaaaccaattttgttgtttgtcATATTCAAGGTCTGGCATAGGCATTTCCAACAATGTAGTTTGAGTTTCTAAAACCTCTTTACACAACATGGTATATTTGTTTAAACATTTCTTCACATCAGACACAGTTTGAGATGTCACTTTTCCAGTTAAAAGCTCATTAATCCTTTGCTTGATTTTATTAACTTGCACAAGTTGGGATTTACGTTTTTTCTGCAGGTTTTCAAACAGCATTGTAAGTCCTTTAGCAGTTAATTTTCTTGTGCGTTTCCCTAAGTCATCAACAACCGAACTAGGTTTATCAGGATAATTATTTTCACCTGTAACCGCCAAAGTGCCTTTGGCATTGTCAAACAATTGTTCTTCCTCTGCACTCATTGTGTGTTAAGCGCATTAAATTCAAGCGCTCGATGAAACAGCACAATAACCTTACTTGTGCGGAGACAGCCTATAGAACTCACAACACAGGACTTTCAACTAACAGCACAAGTAGCCTAATATTACAAAGCCACAGCACTGAAACAGTATTTCAATTTAGTTTCAAAGGTCCAAGTTTACTTTTCAATTCCATCCGCAGAAAATATGAAAGTGTACCCACCAGCTTTCCGTGGTTGCAGTCTGTACTAGATAACAACGTGAAGACTTACAGATGTTTCGATTAAGACTCCCAGGCTCCTCAACGGGTAAACAATCCAATGACAAGCGATCCTTTCAATATCCAGATCCAAACAATCGGGAAAAGGTTCTTACGTTGTGGAGGCTAACCTctaaccccggatttccaccgactgcggagcggctgcagatcagctccgctgcgttacgtctccgcactctgccgtccgtcaatacccaccagttccgtttttgttgcagagcggctgcgtgctgaagtgacgaggtcATGAGGTCTTgtaaattcacgtgatgatcgcatgatacctagttctgtctctgcccattatgccgttgaattatgacgtttttacaaaccagcccagatcacaacacgagatctcgcgtagacagagcagtacatcaaattcatccaaaattcaaaaaataagaaggctgctaaaacatttatatatgatctatcttgtatttatttgaaactccccctggctctgttcctgtctattatttgttgttttagtattaatgactttatttgtgtgtgtttgtaatgtttgtattgcaaagatttaataaaaaaaacacgagttctcgtgaattcaggtatgatcacgcgataaagtcatggctccgccctgcggagctgtccggcatccgtcaaaaatagaagctctgcgtatttgtgccggagggctgcggatggccggagctgtgacggattcggagcgcagtcagtggaaatacacacattgacttgaatggaaaccgattgactccgccgccgttccgcaacggatccgcagccgttccgcagtcggtggaaatccggggtaagCCTTAGCATGGATGGCATGGTGTTCTCAACGCGTAGCAGAAAGAAGTCCAGACTCTTTAGCTCTCTTTGGGTGGTGTTCccgtttattataaatatatcaaaagagATACCATAAAATCATTCTTTGCCCAGTGTTGATTGATAAAGTGCTGTTGTGCTGATAAATAAATTGTTGTGGCAGACTCACGGCTACGGTAAGAACCGTGTGTTCCCCACCATCCACACCTTTCTCACTAATTACCACACCTGTAGATATATCTACTTGCCAGTGACGTGATACACCCAGTGCAATACTCCCCCTAGTGACCAAAATAAGCAATAACTAAATAAACCAAACTAAGGGTGAATATAAATGGCTCCTACAATTATGAAGGttaaaaaactacaaagtgtcactttttaaacagaattaagtattatggtgcaaacaacaaaataaaatttgatttccacatatgtggacatccaAGTCTTAGGGGGTTAAAGCTGGTGTGTGCACTGTGGTCAATGTATCTTTTCACATAGGCTGTTTAGCGATGATATGAGGTTTCCATAGCATATCCGTCAGTTTGTTTTCAGCATCTATCTTTTTCTTTTgtcttgtcttgttttcttgtcTTTTTTAATGTCTTTGAGCATATTGATTTGCTTCAAAGCCTAGAACTGTTATGAAGGTTTTCTAATTCTTCTAGTAAAACAGTATGAAACCAAGACTGCTAAAAAAGGTCACCATTGCaccttgtaaaaaaaaatcatatcacTCAGATCATCTCTTTTGTACTTAATACACTTTCACTCTTTCCAAATACATGTGCTGCTGCATATTTCATGACCTTTGCAACCAAGCGAATCAGATGTTTTTTTATTCCAcgcatgcatttaaaaatatatttttaaatgttatatttatattatatattctgAATCTCATTTTGAAATAACAGCATGTCTTCATTTATTAATTCCTAGTTTGTTTTAATAAGCCAGGTTCTTCATACAGAGGTCCAGAAGCTGAAGGATGAGGTTCAGGAGCTGCACAGAGACCTCACGAAGCATCATTCACTTATTAACACAGACACCATGAATGATATCCTGGAAAGGTCTTTGCTCATTGATGAACAGATCGCGTCTCAGTATTCTGCAGTGCAGACTCAAAGGGCTGTGTTTGAGGAGGTGAGGCTCAGATGCATTTAAAACGCATTAGTGAACTTTTAAGCATATTATTCTTTCAAATCACCTCTGGATTTGTTTCTAGATATGGGATGTGACCTTTCAAAGAGTAACAAATGAGCAGGAGATATATgaaggtaacttgtaagttctGCCTCAGGGCTCATACATTTATGCAATGCCTGTATAGCTTTATTTGCACTAATTAGTGCACTAATTAGTTGTCTAATTACAGCGCAGCTTCATGACCTTCTGCAGCTGAAGCTGGAAAACTCTTATTTGACAACCATTGCACGACAGATCGGACCTTACATCCTATCCATAGCAAAAGTTAAAGAGCGTCTGGAACCCAGGTTTTCTTTGCACAAGATTACCATACTACAGGGTTAAAATGAAAAATCATAAATCATAATAGATTTTTTCGGTATTTACAGGTTTCAAAAGCCGTATAGTCCTGAGGATGATAGCATAGACACTACAGTACAGATCAATGAGGTGATAAACAGgtgatacagtactgtatacCAAACATGATGTTACTATAACACCATTTTGCATATGTGTTTCCCAGGCCCGGTACTAGGCTTGCTGGACTGGGGGGGCAGTCAGGATTTTTGGGTGGGCAGCCATTCCGCgactaaaatgattcatacactaAAATTATGGATATTTCAATCCAATATTATTTTGCATAGgctatgtcttaaaataaaggGCCATTTATATGTCcttttgcacgttcaaattttaaaagtagatccgATTAGAtttataatgatttataatgttataatgattacacttaaTGTAGTTTTACACATTAAGTCACAGTTAATGAAATCAGGCAAGCAGGTGATATTAATGCAAAGCTGTACAAATAGctatattttaataatgtgtACACTGCATTTAATCTATTATTTCACTTACAGATAAATTAAAGCCATTCTTATAACTACCCAACATATGCCTTTCTTCTAATAAACACTTGTTAGGCACTTTATTTCCACTTCTCgaacattttcttcatttaaactaatgcattttCAATGTGATATGTGATAAGCTATATTTTCATTCATTCCTGACCCTATCATACATGCTGCTGCAG from Paramisgurnus dabryanus chromosome 14, PD_genome_1.1, whole genome shotgun sequence encodes:
- the rnf207a gene encoding RING finger protein 207 isoform X7, translating into MSCPSPSLNDMPLGRKPPSHRYICTKVLLAEGRESPFTEHCRNFEKSYRVLHTEVQKLKDEVQELHRDLTKHHSLINTDTMNDILERSLLIDEQIASQYSAVQTQRAVFEEIWDVTFQRVTNEQEIYEAQLHDLLQLKLENSYLTTIARQIGPYILSIAKVKERLEPRFQKPYSPEDDSIDTTVQINEVINSSNKKSSSAVYDSSTDRCVILQPDGMFKNEQ